The proteins below are encoded in one region of Bacteroidota bacterium:
- a CDS encoding UDP-2,3-diacylglucosamine diphosphatase, with protein MFQQADLVFGKVVQPIFHLNPLSSRGLNTGKKIYFASDLHLGAPDAATSLVRERHFVRWLDKIKPDVAELYLLGDVFDFWFEYRQAIPKGYSRILGKLCELADMGVKIHYFVGNHDMWMQRYFTEQFGAEIHYHPVMRKLNGKTYYIGHGDGLGPGDRKYKLLKKVFRNPLAQWAFHRLHPNFGIGLANYFSRKSRRKTGHEDAIDHGDNEFLLIFAKESLKENPEIDYFVFGHRHLPKYHPLENEKAYLNLGDWITHFTYLQVDDQGPRLYRFLLDGNTIPLPGGGTNRG; from the coding sequence ATGTTTCAACAGGCCGATTTGGTTTTTGGAAAAGTCGTACAACCGATTTTCCACCTCAATCCATTATCTTCGCGGGGCTTGAATACGGGTAAAAAAATATACTTCGCATCTGATTTGCATCTTGGAGCGCCCGATGCGGCGACGAGTTTGGTGCGCGAACGCCATTTTGTGCGGTGGCTTGACAAGATCAAGCCCGACGTTGCCGAACTCTACCTGCTGGGCGATGTTTTTGACTTCTGGTTTGAATACCGGCAAGCCATCCCGAAGGGCTACAGCCGCATCCTCGGCAAACTCTGCGAATTGGCCGATATGGGGGTCAAAATCCACTACTTTGTCGGCAACCACGACATGTGGATGCAGCGCTACTTCACCGAACAATTCGGGGCGGAGATCCATTACCATCCTGTCATGCGCAAGCTCAATGGCAAAACCTATTACATCGGCCATGGCGACGGATTGGGTCCGGGCGACCGCAAATACAAGCTGTTGAAAAAAGTTTTCCGCAATCCGCTGGCGCAATGGGCATTTCACCGGTTGCATCCCAACTTTGGCATTGGGCTTGCAAACTACTTTTCGAGGAAAAGCCGGCGCAAGACGGGACACGAAGACGCCATCGACCATGGCGACAACGAGTTTCTGCTCATCTTTGCAAAGGAATCCTTGAAGGAAAACCCTGAAATTGATTACTTTGTCTTCGGACATCGGCATTTGCCCAAATACCATCCGCTTGAAAACGAAAAAGCATATCTCAACCTTGGTGATTGGATCACGCACTTCACTTACCTGCAGGT
- a CDS encoding aspartate kinase: MRVMKFGGASVKDAEAVRNVSRIIGQFLPQHRLVIVISAMDKTTNHLEKLAWLARDCREVDTWEQFEKIKTFHFGMIDLLFGTDRSEVRSQVEAYFTEIERICRGILLLNE, from the coding sequence ATGCGTGTAATGAAATTTGGAGGTGCCTCCGTGAAAGACGCCGAGGCCGTCCGGAATGTCAGCCGAATCATCGGTCAGTTTTTGCCCCAACATCGTTTGGTGATCGTCATTTCGGCGATGGACAAGACCACCAACCACCTGGAAAAATTGGCTTGGCTCGCCCGCGACTGCCGCGAAGTCGATACTTGGGAACAATTCGAGAAGATCAAGACCTTCCATTTTGGCATGATCGACCTGCTGTTTGGCACCGACCGGAGCGAAGTGCGTTCGCAGGTGGAGGCTTATTTCACGGAAATCGAACGCATCTGCCGCGGGATTTTGCTGCTCAACGAA
- the ftsH gene encoding ATP-dependent zinc metalloprotease FtsH, translated as MAGKPENQNGSQGGKGFPKGSGNLYWIYALILLFIIVATYFFPTGGNIKPISPSYFINTLIPANQVDSVVVINKEEFEIYLTKEAMQLDEFKKQFPNYNPESRSRAPQFSFSAGASAESITDKCVELNLKVTPVTRTDYIGGLLQFLVPIAILIALWVFFMRRIGGGGPGGQIFNIGKSKALLYDKENKVEVTFNDVAGLEEAKEEVEEVVDFLKDPARYTRLGGHIPKGVLLVGPPGTGKTLLAKAVAGEAKVPFFSLSGSDFVEMFVGVGAARVRDLFKQAKDKAPCIVFIDEIDAIGRARGRNNIQGGNDERENTLNQLLVEMDGFNSDTGVILMAATNRPDVLDPALLRPGRFDRQISVDRPDLKGREQIFKVHLKNIKLSDDVEAAKLASQTPGFVGADIMNVVNEAALIAARKNKDAVDMSDFQDAIDRVIGGLEKKNKIISPEEKKIIAYHEGGHAVAGWFLEHAYPLVKVTIVPRGVAALGYAQYLPKEQYLYSTEQMMDQMCVALGGRVAEELIFGRITTGAQNDLERITQQAYAMVTVYGMNATIGNVSFVDHDGEFNFRKPYSEEMASQIDKEVRQLIAGAYERTRALLIQHMDALQIVAKTLLEKEVIFKDDLKTLIGPRPFADPSEAEVKVSIEKTPETPAAPIEPSAEAKPNVEETPKSQIPDLPPPPAAE; from the coding sequence ATGGCTGGAAAACCAGAAAATCAAAACGGCTCACAAGGTGGGAAAGGGTTTCCGAAGGGTTCGGGAAACTTGTATTGGATTTATGCATTGATTCTCCTCTTCATCATCGTTGCCACGTACTTTTTCCCGACGGGCGGCAACATCAAACCCATTTCGCCGAGCTACTTCATCAACACGCTCATTCCTGCCAATCAGGTCGATAGTGTGGTGGTCATCAACAAGGAAGAATTCGAAATCTACCTGACCAAAGAGGCAATGCAATTGGACGAATTCAAGAAGCAATTCCCCAATTACAACCCCGAATCGCGTTCACGTGCTCCCCAATTTTCATTCAGCGCAGGCGCATCCGCAGAGTCGATCACCGACAAATGCGTGGAATTGAACTTGAAAGTGACGCCCGTGACCCGTACCGACTACATCGGCGGATTGCTGCAATTTTTGGTTCCGATTGCGATCCTGATCGCCCTTTGGGTATTTTTCATGCGTCGTATCGGCGGTGGAGGCCCAGGAGGACAGATCTTTAACATCGGCAAAAGCAAGGCTTTGCTCTACGACAAGGAAAACAAGGTGGAAGTCACCTTCAACGATGTCGCTGGACTCGAAGAAGCCAAGGAAGAAGTCGAAGAAGTGGTCGATTTCCTCAAGGACCCCGCACGTTATACCCGCCTCGGCGGCCACATCCCAAAGGGTGTATTGCTCGTAGGCCCTCCCGGAACTGGTAAAACCTTGCTTGCCAAGGCAGTAGCAGGGGAAGCCAAAGTACCGTTCTTCTCGTTGAGCGGTTCAGACTTCGTCGAAATGTTTGTCGGTGTCGGTGCAGCCCGTGTGCGTGACCTCTTCAAGCAGGCCAAGGACAAAGCGCCTTGTATCGTGTTCATCGACGAAATTGACGCCATCGGCCGTGCCCGTGGACGTAACAACATCCAAGGCGGCAACGACGAACGTGAAAACACGCTCAACCAATTGCTCGTCGAAATGGATGGCTTCAACAGCGACACCGGGGTGATCCTGATGGCAGCGACGAACCGTCCCGACGTTTTGGATCCGGCCTTGTTGCGCCCAGGACGTTTTGACCGTCAAATCTCCGTGGACCGTCCCGACTTGAAGGGCCGCGAGCAGATTTTCAAGGTTCACTTGAAGAATATCAAACTCAGCGATGACGTCGAGGCCGCCAAATTGGCTTCGCAGACCCCGGGTTTTGTCGGTGCAGACATCATGAACGTGGTGAACGAAGCCGCCTTGATCGCTGCCCGCAAGAACAAGGACGCGGTGGACATGAGCGACTTCCAAGATGCCATTGACCGCGTGATCGGTGGTTTGGAGAAGAAAAACAAAATCATTTCGCCCGAGGAGAAGAAGATCATTGCCTACCACGAAGGTGGTCATGCCGTCGCCGGATGGTTTTTGGAGCATGCCTATCCGCTGGTGAAGGTGACGATCGTACCGCGTGGTGTTGCAGCCCTCGGCTACGCCCAATACCTGCCCAAGGAGCAGTACTTGTACAGCACCGAGCAGATGATGGATCAGATGTGTGTCGCTCTCGGCGGACGTGTTGCAGAGGAATTGATCTTCGGCCGCATCACCACCGGTGCGCAAAATGACTTGGAGCGCATCACGCAACAAGCCTATGCGATGGTGACTGTTTACGGCATGAATGCGACGATCGGCAACGTATCCTTCGTGGATCATGACGGCGAATTCAACTTCCGGAAGCCTTATTCCGAGGAAATGGCTTCGCAGATCGACAAGGAAGTGCGGCAGCTGATTGCAGGTGCCTACGAACGTACCCGTGCCCTGCTGATACAGCACATGGATGCCCTGCAAATTGTTGCCAAGACCCTGTTGGAAAAGGAAGTCATCTTCAAGGATGACCTCAAGACCCTGATCGGTCCAAGACCCTTCGCGGATCCAAGCGAGGCAGAAGTCAAGGTGAGCATCGAAAAGACACCTGAAACTCCGGCAGCCCCGATAGAGCCATCTGCGGAGGCCAAGCCGAATGTAGAAGAGACCCCCAAATCACAAATCCCCGACCTCCCACCGCCTCCGGCGGCAGAGTGA